The Acidobacteriota bacterium DNA window TCCCGGTCCGATTCCGCCATGGGGCGCAGCTGCCCGGAGTCGTAGACGAGGGACATCCGCTGCCCCTCGAAATAGTCCTCGATTCTTGACGCCACCCTTCTCCCGTCCGTTTCCACCGCGAGGGTATGGGGGCCGACGGGGACCGGCAGGTTGTGGACCTCCCCCTGTGCGCCGATCGGGCGGCCGTCCAGGAGCAGGGTGCCCGGGCGGCCCAGGCGCAGGATGGTCAGGACGGCCCGGGCGTTCGCCTGCCTCTCCTCGGCCCGCCGGCGCAGCCCCTCCAGTCCGGGATCGGAGGGATTGAGGCGCGCGGCCTCGTCAAGGGCCGCAAGCGCCTCGGGGTAGCGGGTCGCGGCCATGGCCGCGGAATAGGCCTCGAGGCTTCGGCGCATCCTCCCGATCCGGTCCCCGGCCGACCGGGCTCCCGTGCTTTCGGGGCTTTCGGCCTTCCATTCATCGAGGAGCCGACCGGCTTCGTCATATTCGCCGGAGGCGAAGAGGGCCGACACCCGGCGCTCCCATTCCACCTCCCGTGCCCCCGCTTCCGGCCCGGGTCTCTCCTCCCCCGTATCGGCGGCGGTTTCGGCCGGCCGCCGCTTCACGGGCCCCTGCGCTTCCTGGACGGCCTGGAGCGCATCGCCCGGAGGCGCGGGGGGAGAAGGGGCGGGGATGAGGGGGGGGATGGGGGGCTGGATGGCCCCCTCGGCCGCGGCGGGGCTCTGCGCCCGTTGCAGCCGGAAGCGCGTCCCGGCTTTCCAGGCGGCGAAGATGAGCGCTGCGACCAGCAGGAGGGCGAGGGCCCACACCGCCCGGCGATGGGAGCGGCCGGTTTCGGGCGCCGGTTCCGAGGGTGCCGTTTCCAGGGAAGGGGACGTCATTTCCGGGGGCTGTCGCTCAGGTTCCGGCGCAGGACAGGTTTGCCCGGGAACCGGTTCCGGAAGTGATGGCGCCGGTTCGGCCGATACCGGTTCCGCCGATGCCGGTTCGGCCGGGGCCGGCGAAAGCGATCCCACCGGCTCGGGGACCGGTTCCCTGGCATCCCGGGGCACCACCCGTTCCGGGGAGGAGGTGTCCGCCGGCTGCAAATCGTCCGGTTCGGCCGTTTGCGGGGGAGGGCCCTCCGGCTGTGCGAAATCGGGGACCGCGGCCGCATCGAACCCGGCCGCACCTTCCGGCCCGCCGGCGGCATCGGAAGCCTGGAGGGCGGGATACTGCTCGATCAGGCGCGTCATCAGGCTGTCGAGACAGGCGTAGTGCGCCTCCTTCCCCCCCTGCGCCAGCTGCTGTACCCCCTCGAACAACCGGAGGACGGGCTGCGCGGCCCCGGGTTGGGCCGCCGCCCGGCGGAGCGAGGGGAGGGCGGCGTACAGTTCCGCCAGCATCAGCCGGGTGTCCTCGGCCAGGCTGGTCAGGAGCTCGCGGCAGGCGTCGGCCACGTCCTGCATGCTCCCGTAGCGGTCGCGGGGGTCCAGGGCGAGGCACGTCTTCAGGATGCCCCACGTCCCCGGGGGGAGTTCGGGAAACTTCTCGAAGGTGGGGAGCCGGGGGGGTTCGAGCACGTTGTCGAGGGCCTTGTTCCCGTTGGGATCGTGAAACGGGTGTTGTCCGGTCAGGAATTCGTAAAAGACGGTCCCCAGGGCGAAGATGTCCGAACGCTCGTCAGGGAGGCCGTTTTCAATCTGTTCTGGAGCGAGGTAGATGGGGGTCCCCCAGCGCACGGCGGGGCGGGGGAGGTGCTTCTTCAAAACATGCGCCAGGGCGAAATCCCTGGTCTTGACCGTGCCGTCGGCGGTGACGTGGATCTTGGACGGTTCCAGGTTGCGGTGCAGGACCCCGCTCCGGTGCGCATACTCCAGCCCCTCCGCCGCCTGGATCATGATCGACAGCCTGGATTCGACGGTCATGGCCGCCTTCCGCGCGATCATGGTCTCCAGGTTGCGGTTGCCGAGCGACTCCACGACCATGAACCGGATCTCCCGCTCGCGGCAGGCCTCGTACATGGCCGCCACGTTCGGGTGCCTCAGGGCGATCAAGGCCCCGCACTCCCTCTCGAAGGCGGCTTCGATTTCGGGTTCCCATTTGATCCCGTCGCACAGGATCCGGATGATGACCGCGCGCCCCGCGCCTTCATCCAGGCCCCTCCAGACGGGGCCCAGGTACCCTTCTCCCAGTTTCTCTATCAGGGTGTATCGTCCCAAAGTCTGTCCGGTTTCAACCGGGGATGCTGTCCCCATGGCCCGCATGCTCCTTTATGTCAAGTTTCAGCGGCGGCGGCTGCCGTGATCGTGGTGACGGTTCCCTCCTCGGGCGGCGCGGCAATCCATCCGGAGCCTTTAGTCCCTTATCGGCGCAAACCTCTTTTTGTTGACC harbors:
- a CDS encoding protein kinase, which encodes MGRYTLIEKLGEGYLGPVWRGLDEGAGRAVIIRILCDGIKWEPEIEAAFERECGALIALRHPNVAAMYEACREREIRFMVVESLGNRNLETMIARKAAMTVESRLSIMIQAAEGLEYAHRSGVLHRNLEPSKIHVTADGTVKTRDFALAHVLKKHLPRPAVRWGTPIYLAPEQIENGLPDERSDIFALGTVFYEFLTGQHPFHDPNGNKALDNVLEPPRLPTFEKFPELPPGTWGILKTCLALDPRDRYGSMQDVADACRELLTSLAEDTRLMLAELYAALPSLRRAAAQPGAAQPVLRLFEGVQQLAQGGKEAHYACLDSLMTRLIEQYPALQASDAAGGPEGAAGFDAAAVPDFAQPEGPPPQTAEPDDLQPADTSSPERVVPRDAREPVPEPVGSLSPAPAEPASAEPVSAEPAPSLPEPVPGQTCPAPEPERQPPEMTSPSLETAPSEPAPETGRSHRRAVWALALLLVAALIFAAWKAGTRFRLQRAQSPAAAEGAIQPPIPPLIPAPSPPAPPGDALQAVQEAQGPVKRRPAETAADTGEERPGPEAGAREVEWERRVSALFASGEYDEAGRLLDEWKAESPESTGARSAGDRIGRMRRSLEAYSAAMAATRYPEALAALDEAARLNPSDPGLEGLRRRAEERQANARAVLTILRLGRPGTLLLDGRPIGAQGEVHNLPVPVGPHTLAVETDGRRVASRIEDYFEGQRMSLVYDSGQLRPMAESDRERIARREFLEQTHGFEAEHTHGLLRGSCRGTLAIDSAEVVYTPESGDHGFRLPFRILELGKTGGRNLELRYGADNRRFQSFRFPDEPTAARFAEIWNELKTAR